A genome region from Deltaproteobacteria bacterium includes the following:
- a CDS encoding 6-phosphofructo-2-kinase/fructose-2,6-bisphosphatase — translation MIRVRPEPKRLALVMVGLPARGKTYVGRKLGRYLAWLGYRTQIFNVGDYRRRIAGARQPAEFFSSQNVAGHEARERAALEALDDLLAFFASGGEIGVYDATNTERARRDLVYERCRAAGAQVVFIESICEDQAVVDENVRANKLRSPDYAGVDPEEATRDFRARIAEYERTYQPVSADERSYVKLIDVGRQVVVNRIEGYLEARIIFFLLNLHPARRHIYLTRHGESRFNVQGRIGGDTGLSERGLAYARSLAQFVREQRETTEGVIVWSSTLKRALRTAETLDRPLVAWRALDEIDAGVCDGLTYVEIAERLPDEYGARALDKLRYRYPRGESYADVIQRLEPVIIELERQHHPILVISHQAVLRALYGYLMGKPQAECPHLSIPLHTVIELTPTAYGYEERRIPLEPPPLGPASSSSSS, via the coding sequence ATGATCCGCGTGCGACCGGAGCCGAAGCGGCTCGCGCTGGTGATGGTGGGGCTCCCCGCGCGCGGCAAGACGTACGTGGGGCGCAAGCTCGGGCGCTACCTGGCGTGGCTCGGCTACCGCACCCAGATCTTCAACGTCGGCGACTACCGGCGGCGCATCGCCGGCGCGCGTCAACCCGCCGAATTCTTCTCGTCCCAGAACGTGGCCGGGCACGAGGCGCGTGAGCGCGCAGCGCTCGAGGCGCTCGACGATCTGCTCGCCTTCTTCGCCAGCGGCGGAGAGATCGGGGTGTACGACGCGACCAACACCGAGCGCGCCCGGCGCGACCTCGTCTACGAGCGCTGTCGCGCGGCCGGCGCTCAGGTGGTGTTCATCGAGTCGATTTGTGAGGACCAGGCGGTGGTCGACGAGAACGTCCGGGCCAACAAGCTGCGTTCGCCCGACTACGCGGGCGTGGACCCCGAGGAGGCCACCCGTGATTTCCGCGCGCGCATCGCCGAGTACGAGCGCACCTATCAGCCGGTCAGCGCGGATGAGCGGAGCTACGTGAAGCTCATCGATGTTGGCCGTCAGGTGGTCGTAAACCGCATCGAGGGCTACCTCGAGGCGCGCATCATCTTCTTCCTCCTGAACCTCCACCCGGCGCGCCGCCACATCTACCTCACGCGCCATGGAGAGAGCCGCTTCAACGTCCAGGGGCGGATCGGCGGCGACACCGGCCTCTCCGAGCGCGGCCTCGCCTACGCGCGCTCGCTCGCGCAGTTCGTCCGCGAGCAACGCGAGACCACCGAGGGCGTCATCGTCTGGTCCAGCACGCTGAAGCGCGCGCTTCGCACCGCCGAGACGCTCGATCGGCCGCTGGTCGCGTGGCGCGCGCTCGATGAGATCGACGCGGGAGTCTGCGACGGGCTCACCTACGTCGAGATCGCGGAGCGACTACCGGACGAATACGGCGCCCGCGCGCTCGACAAGCTCCGCTATCGCTATCCGCGCGGCGAATCCTACGCGGACGTCATCCAGCGCCTCGAGCCGGTCATCATCGAGCTCGAGCGGCAGCACCACCCGATCCTGGTCATCTCGCACCAAGCCGTGCTGCGCGCGCTCTACGGCTACTTGATGGGCAAGCCGCAGGCCGAATGCCCTCACCTCAGCATCCCGCTCCACACGGTCATCGAGCTCACCCCTACCGCGTACGGGTATGAGGAGCGACGGATCCCTCTCGAGCCCCCGCCGCTCGGCCCCGCCTCGTCTTCATCCTCCTCGTGA